From Carassius gibelio isolate Cgi1373 ecotype wild population from Czech Republic chromosome B21, carGib1.2-hapl.c, whole genome shotgun sequence, the proteins below share one genomic window:
- the LOC127985984 gene encoding interferon regulatory factor 1-like, with the protein MPVSRMRMRPWLEVKIESNTIAGLHWVNKEEKMFSIPWKHAARHGWQVDKDACLFKQWAIHTGKYKEGKTPPDPKTWKANFRCAMNSLPDIEEVKDKSVNKGCGAVRVYRMLPAIAKKKMKRSRSRDSRKRKIKMEEADTHEMHSEITQENTIDSTVNLSTASSSEEAPAYEVEIANCPEDPYTCKFQVSPVHSTDLEENEAIIEISRQLERDSTQWLQTNFFTKGFLGNEVATTESLSPESQWSESSGEELELRLYTELTPDLRDESLCTYTELMNSSSMPQSLCLL; encoded by the exons ATGCCTGTGTCCAGAATGCGCATGCGACCCTGGCTGGAGGTGAAGATCGAATCCAACACCATCGCTGGACTCCATTGGGTCAACAAG GAGGAGAAGATGTTCTCCATCCCGTGGAAGCACGCGGCTCGGCACGGCTGGCAGGTGGACAAAGACGCCTGTCTGTTCAAGCAGTGGGCCATTCACACAG GTAAATACAAGGAGGGAAAGACCCCACCCGACCCCAAGACCTGGAAAGCCAACTTCCGCTGTGCCATGAACTCTCTCCCCGACATCGAAGAGGTGAAGGACAAGAGTGTGAACAAAGGCTGCGGTGCGGTGAGAGTCTACCGCATGCTTCCCGCCATCGCcaagaagaagatgaagagaTCCAGGAGCCGCGACAGCCGCAAACGCAAG atCAAGATGGAGGAAGCTGACACTCACGAGATGCACTCAGAAATAACCCAGGAGAACACCATCGACAGCACCGTCAACCTAA GCACTGCCAGCTCCTCTGAAGAAGCCCCTGCATACGAGGTGGAGATCGCCAACTGTCCTGAAGACCCCTACACCTGCAAGTTCCAGGTGTCTCCGGTGCACTCCACAG ACCTGGAGGAGAACGAAGCCATCATCGAG ATCTCACGGCAATTGGAGCGTGACAGCACGCAGTGGCTGCAGACCAATTTCTTTACAAAGGGGTTCCTGGGCAATGAAGTAGCCACAACAGAATCTCTGAGTCCAGAGAGCCAGTGGAGCGAAAGCTCAG GAGAGGAGCTGGAGCTCCGGCTCTACACTGAACTGACCCCAGACCTGCGTGACGAGTCTCTCTGCACCTACACAGAACTCATGAACAGCAGCTCCATGCCACAGAGCTTGTGTCTTCTCTGA